The following are from one region of the Mangifera indica cultivar Alphonso chromosome 14, CATAS_Mindica_2.1, whole genome shotgun sequence genome:
- the LOC123196077 gene encoding probable WRKY transcription factor 75: MENYQMFFPCSSAYPITTSYSTNSDLVFSHGSSSSSGVLGLKPESFVANGATNHVKDLSQINGGFLVNETEGQSSKKKREKKVRKPRFAFQTRSHVDILDDGYRWRKYGQKAVKNNKFPRSYYRCTHQGCNVKKQVQRLTKDEGVVLTTYEGMHTHIIEKPTDNFEHILSQLHIYTPF; the protein is encoded by the exons ATGGAAAACTACCAGATGTTTTTCCCTTGTTCCTCAGCTTATCCCATAACGACGTCTTATAGCACAAACTCTGACCTCGTTTTTAGTCATGGAAGTAGCTCATCAAGCGGGGTTTTGGGGTTGAAGCCAGAAAGTTTTGTCGCAAATGGTGCTACAAATCATGTCAAAGACCTTTCTCAGATTAACGGAGGGTTTCTAGTGAATGAAACTGAAGGACAATCaagtaaaaagaaaagggaaaagaaggttAGAAAGCCCAGATTCGCTTTTCAAACAAGGAGTCATGTTGATATCCTTGATGATGGCTATCGCTGGAGGAAATACGGTCAAAAAGCTGTCAAGAATAACAAATTTCCCAG AAGCTACTATCGGTGCACACATCAAGGGTGCAATGTGAAGAAGCAAGTTCAACGTCTAACCAAAGATGAAGGTGTTGTGTTGACAACCTACGAAGGGATGCACACTCATATAATTGAGAAACCTACTGATAATTTTGAGCATATCTTGAGTCAGTTGCACATTTATACTCCCTTTTGA
- the LOC123195757 gene encoding uncharacterized protein LOC123195757: MALTNFILTVAGVSAVVLLLRSDVKQSAAIFRRNVKHIRNWLEEESSAASKAGENIKPKELESKLPEKDMPKEKH, translated from the exons atggCGTTGACGAATTTCATATTGACTGTGGCGGGTGTGAGTGCGGTAGTTCTTTTACTACGGAGCGATGTGAAGCAATCAGCTGCAATATTCAGGCGCAATGTTAAACATATTCGCAATTGGCTTGAAGAAGAATCTTCCGCTGCCTCCAA GGCTGGGGAGAATATAAAGCCCAAGGAGTTGGAGTCAAAACTTCCAGAGAAAGATATGCCAAAGGAGAAGCACTAA
- the LOC123196017 gene encoding 3-oxoacyl-[acyl-carrier-protein] reductase FabG-like encodes MEKPVKKVLLTSGGDEISQNIAFNLAKRGCRLVLMGNEKRLQSVAEKIKSSFKGVEAVEVVGVDMEDEREATFDEAVDKACRILGNLDALVHCYTYEGKMQDPLQLAEEDFRKLVRINFMASWFLLKSVGRRMRDNNAGGSIIFLTSIMGAERGLYPGAAAYGACSASVQQLARTAALDLGKYKIRVNAIIRGVHLQDEYPLAVGKDRAERLVKDVVPLQRWMDVENDLASTVAYLISDGSQYMTGTTIFVDGGQSLARPRMRSFM; translated from the exons ATGGAAAAACCCGTGAAGAAGGTGCTGCTTACCTCTGGTGGGGATGAGATTTCGCAAAACATTGCTTTCAATTTGGCCAAACGGGGATGCAG ATTGGTTTTGATGGGAAACGAGAAGCGCCTTCAAAGTGTTGCAGAGAAGATAAAAAGTTCATTCAAGGGTGTTGAAGCAGTCGAAGTGGTTGGAGTTGATATGGAGGATGAGAGAGAAGCAACATTTGATGAGGCAGTGGATAAGGCTTGTCGAATTTTGGGCAATCTGGATGCTTTGGTGCATTGCTATACTTACGAAG GAAAGATGCAAGACCCGCTACAATTAGCAGAGGAGGATTTCAGAAAATTAGTGAGAATCAATTTTATGGCTTCATGGTTTCTTCTAAAGTCTGTTGGCAGAAGAATGCGAGACAACAATGCAGGAGGTTCCATTATATTCTTGACCTCAATAATGGGGGCGGAGAGAGGACTTTATCCAGGAGCTGCTGCCTATGGTGCTTGTTCAGCCAGTGTGCAGCAGTTAGCTCGG ACAGCAGCATTGGATCTGGGAAAATACAAGATCAGGGTCAATGCTATCATCCGAGGTGTGCACCTACAAGATGAATATCCTCTAGCAGTGGGGAAGGACAGGGCTGAGCGGTTAGTTAAGGACGTAGTGCCGCTGCAGAGATGGATGGATGTTGAAAATGATCTGGCTTCAACAGTCGCCTATCTAATCAGTGATGGTTCACAGTATATGACTGGAACGACTATATTTGTCGACGGAGGGCAGTCTCTGGCTAGGCCTAGGATGCGATCTTTCATGTAA